tACAAAATGGTTTATaatgtaaaaaaattaaaaacacccTTTTGCAAATAGTATAGTTTGATGGTGTAACTGAGATAAACTAAGTTTCTAGACTTAGCACTTTGGAATAACAAATTGATAATATtcgtaaaacaaattaaattgctGAACGAGTTAACAAAGTTtacaaagcaaaagaaaaataaaatattctttcGTTTCTAATAAGTAAAAGTAGCTAAATCAAGTGCAGTCTGTGAAACATGGATAAGTATTTAGGATGCCACTATTGGAGAATATGGTTTTATTCAAAATGAGAAGACCAATGTCTTAAtaacttgaaaaaaaaacataaaatatctCAATAACACCCTCTGGGAAAGTACAACCAAccacatcatttcattacaaatagTCTTACAGCACTGAGGTAGCAAATAGGAAGCCAACAAAAGTATTTCATAAATACATTCAGAGTTAAACTTAACCACACTTATGTGAACAAGATGAGAAACATTGTCATAGACTTTAGCAATTTACTCCTGAGTTTATAACTTGTGAGTTGTAAATTATCAGTTATTCCTCGTTACTTTACATCCTCTAGTTATTCTAGTATTGAAAAAGATCTGCATTACCCAGTTGAAAACTAAGAAGAAAGCCTATCTAATATTAACATGATATATTGTCTATGTCAGTACAAGATACAATTCTGTGATAGTAATTACACATCAACCTTATTTTTGGCTTTtctttttctcaaactatatgcGGGTCTAGGTAACAACAAATATAGCATGTAGTCAACAAGAAACGATGGTGCATAGGAGAGAGGAATCCAAAACAACTTAGCATCCCATCCAGCAGTGTAACGCATCCGTGGATACTTAGCTGTCAGAGCATGCTCCATGCAGTTCGTGACTTTTTTAAGATCAGAAGAACACAGTGACGTCATTGAAAACCGTTGGACTTCAATATCTGGAATACAGAAGAAGCCTTTGCAGTTTATTCTGGAAAAGATGTTCACAGCATTAAATAGAACAGGTTGATCATAGTGAATAAGAATAATGCTTAGTTGCAATTGAAGTATTAGTTTTAATGATTAATTAGCAAATAAAGAAACCTACTATCACATTGAAACAAAACCATgcagttaaaatattaaaatatttaacattatCAGATAATGGATTAACAGGACACCTCCAAAAGTATTAATTCATTAATTAATTAAGAATCAAAGTTATCAATAAATATACTTACAATTATCAAAATACTTTGGCCCATAGTGTTGCTTTGTTTCAAGACTGAGTTGTTCCCAGAGTTGTAGTAGACCTCTTTCAATGATTTTTAAGTTTGTAGTTTCTGTCTTAAAAAAACCCGGTTCGATAATACTAACTTTCATTCCAAAGTGCTGCATGTCCCTCCTGGACAGAAAATCATACAGAATGTAGTTTGATCTCCCCTTCCAGATGTAATAGCACAAGCTAACACAAGTAATTAAAATAGGACAAGCAGCAGAACAGGCAAAGTAATTCCTCCCAAGAATATTTTAACCCTTTTTGCTCCTTTTTGTTTCGATTTTCTGATTTTAGTATTGATCAATTTTATGTCCCTCATTCTCAAAAGTTGCACAGATTCTTTTCGCTGCAAAGCTTTAATTGCTTTGCTCAATAAGAAAACTGGATTTAAATAATAATGCAAAAGCCTTCATGGGAAacatggtccaaacatggattaCAGGAAAAATTCACCAGAACAACAATGTTGCCAACAATGAGCCCAAGGATTTGGGAATGTTATAGAATTCAACAAAggatgaccaagaaattgataaaggaaaaatagaatatgAACATAAACTAATGAGAAATGTAAAAACGGATTGTTAGGGCTTCTATTGATATATATAAAGGAAATGACTCGTGAGACAAATGTATGTCTGTTTACAACAGACTAAAAATTTAAAATGgcaaataaggaaatgacagaggaatTAAGCAAATAGTTTATGTTTGACTTCccagaagaagacacaaaaaaagtAGAGTGCAATGATAAAAGGCTTTAATGAGAACACACCCTGGAGTATTGAGTACATTTTTGTTTTTCCTTGCTTGAGAAGGGATATACTGGCTGTAGGGAACTACACTAAAGATTGAGTCcagtggttcctgggatggctaGCCTATCAGACGACGTGATTGAATAGGCTAAGCCTCTATTCTTTGAAAGTTAGAAgaaacctcattgaaacatactgaaTTCTTAGTGAGCTCACCAggtggaggatgtttcctctggctgacgATTCGAgattcagggctcacaatctcaAGATATGGATTAGGCCATGTAAtgagatatttcttcactcagatggtgttgaattcttggaattctctatgctgaagggctgtggaggctcagtcattaatTGCCGCAGTGGTTTGCTCAGGAGAAAAATTGTGAGCAGTGGCCTTTGTCAACGTGTAGTTGACATTCTACTGCACCAAAAAGGGGGGAAAGCATGATGCCACCTCAGTCATGATCTCTCAGCTTTATGGCATTTTTTATGAACTGGTGTTTGTGCTACGCTAAACCATGTTAAGCACACCAAATAAGGCATAAATTCTAGGCATTGCTACTGAAATCTGTAAATTTAAACacagtacagtaaaactgataatccagcacactcgaGACTTTTGTGGTCTCAGACTcgcagattttccagaccattggatattactcctattaatgcACAAGCAGAGTTTTGATTTACttgttttagatgttacacattaggaaaataaactttccagtgaatcAGGTGAGTTTAAAAGCATGACAGGAGATGGACCCTTGTGCACTTAAAGGGAGcctgggaaatggggccctggtgagtttagtGGGacaggggccctggtgagtttaaaggcagagtgggaaccagggccccagtgtttGAAGAGAGGATGGGAAACAGAACCTGGTAAACCAAATGCAAAATGATTGGGATTTCCATACAATCAGAAAgggaattattggagttttacagtaATGATGTTTAGCTCACTTCTAACATACATTATATGATTTAATCAAAACTAACTGtcattacatttaaaacaaaacaaatgtttCAATAATGCCATTTTTTTTACTTGGCAGCATACTGGTTACTGACCTTAAACTGTCTGAAAATGCCTCCACTCCATATTTGGATATACAATAGCCACCACCAGCAAATGAAATTCGGCCCATAACACTGGCAACATTCACAATCCTTCCCCTTGCCTTTTTTACCAGTGGCAGTAAATGAAGAGTGACATTAATAAGTCCAATCAGATTAACGTCCAAAACTTTGTTAAAGTCTTCTATAGTCAGCCATTCTGTGGGTGCAATTGGATTTGCTCTTCCAGCGTTGTTCACTAAACCCCAGAGACCTGCAGATTGTATATGTGTCATTAAATGATGTTGGGTTTGATTGTGAAGGCACGCATCATTCACTTTCTTAAAATTTCCAGAAATgatgaacaaaaataaataggGATTATATTCCATAAATAACTGATGCCCATAATAGACTTTGGGAGATATCCTTTCTACCTCAGGGTGTGCAGAATTGAGTATttacagcgttttctgtttttaatctcagagcttggtttgcattttttttaatggcatTATTAACATGTGACTTgtgaatctgatttttttttgtcccacACAACAGATTACTTCAGCTTCATCCTGTTGCTCAGAATGATATTCCAAAACCTCAGTGAAAAATTGAATCGTTGCAGTCTTTAAGCAGTTCGCTTTGTTTATGGTCTTACCTCCATGCCACATCCTGTATTCTTCAGCTAAGAAGTGCTGATTTATTACTCACGCAATAAAGATTATCAAACTCTTCACATGCAAAATAATGTTTTGATTATTACTTggtttgttttgtattttttaaaaatagttcatcTTCCTTTGGAGGACTTAAATCAGCAAAGTATGACTTATCATGATACATAAGCGGTTTCTAAAACAGCATCAGTCTGCAATATAGTGTCAAAGGTTCAAAATTGGGTGAATCAGATGTCCTCATTTTATTGGAAATATAAGATTACTGCCAAAGGCACATGGGGGCTCAATGTTATCGTAATTCATCCTTGATGAGTTCCACATTGGGGCTGGATCACAAGACGAAAAGGTCGGATACTGCTAAGCAGAAAATAAAGGAAAGTtcacatgtttgctgatgatctgTGTGCAACAGAGTGATAGATAAATGGAAATTTTATCTCTTATTTATGTGTGTACTGCAGTTTAGGAGCCTCCATGACTGGAAGTAATaactttaaatacatttatttctGATTGTCTAttaatcttaaatatatttattactATCTTATCTATATGATtctatatttttgaaattgttaAACTATATTTAATCATTAGAACAGTGCTTCAGAACAGGTTACCAGTTACTGATTCTTTTTTCTTCTCTTGAAGAGATATATCATTATTGAGGTGAGGGATCCAAAAATTCTGTTATTTTTGTTACATTCACAAATGTAGCTGGCAGTTTGGAAACAGCGAAATCCAATATACGAGAATGAGCAGCCAGGAGTGATTTACTAATAAAATAGAAATTCCTGCTGAGAgttcagttttaaaggaacaatTATTTGCAGATCACTTCAATTGGTTTGTAAACTAAGGACTACAATGCCTTAAGGTAACTCACACCCATCTTCTTAAAATAAGGAATGGCTAATAAATATTGGCTTTGTCAATGACAGCCACGTCCTAGAAATTGAAAAAAGCAGGATGACCACATTGGTAACATCGTGATCATCATCAACTATTCTTCATTCAGAAAAATTATATAATTGTTAAAAATAACCATTGTGCCATGAAACCCATTATGAAAATACTTGCTTCCATTTCCAATGTGGCAGATATAGAACAGGTCTTGTTTATTTCAGAAGTTAACAAGTTTTAATCTGTCTCATTGTAGAAATATGAGTTAAAAAATACCTATAGCAAAAGATCAGCATAACCTTGAAGGGAGATACAATCTCAGTGATGTCTTGAGGATCTCAAGAACAAAGATACGCTTTATTTGCCTACTTCTCTTACCTTGTTCTCCAACTTCTGCCCGCACAAATTCCACTGCATTCTGAATGTTATCGTGGTTGGTCACATTCAACCTAACTGTCTTCATTTTGGTCGAACAGTCTATCTGTAGTTCCTCTGCTCCATTTGCTGTGAAACATGCAGCAATTACATTAAACCCTTGTTTGTCAAGTTGCTTTGCCAGCAGATTTCCAAATCCGGTGTCACATCCAGTaatgaagacaaatttctcctGGATATTTTTGACTCGCAAGTTGTCTCTAATTAACCAGCAAAGGGAGAAGATGATAATGGTTCCCAGAACTGATGTCTGAATTGGAGCAGTTCGGAACAGCTAACAGAAGCACAAGAATGAGTCATGGTAATGTTAGCCCATGAACGATCACTTTTCAAAATCTATAATCATTATAgaacattcatttttaaaatgcattatctGTAAAAATGTCAAAAGAGTCAACCTGAATACCTAGACTTCAAATCTTACAATTACAATAAACATACTAGAGTTATCATACAGTCCTTTTATATTTTACCAAATACTGTGAAAGAaaaagagatagagaaagaatgagaaagataaagaaagggaaagagatgaAGAAAGAATGAAtgcaagagagggagggagggagggaggaaacttgcatttacatagcttcTTTTGTgatctcagaacatcccaaagcactgtaTTGAATTCATAAATACATGAGATCCAGAGATATGTGTTGCCAACAGTACCACTTTGGTTATGAGATAGCATGGTGTCCAGTTATGCACTATAGTAAAAGAAGGCTTCTGATTGCATTCCTAATCTTGAAAAAATTATCTATGAAAAA
The window above is part of the Pristis pectinata isolate sPriPec2 chromosome 1, sPriPec2.1.pri, whole genome shotgun sequence genome. Proteins encoded here:
- the LOC127576691 gene encoding retinol dehydrogenase 7-like: MPGGLTIGSSRTLQIEIPIPQGARRRGLSGPKLFRTAPIQTSVLGTIIIFSLCWLIRDNLRVKNIQEKFVFITGCDTGFGNLLAKQLDKQGFNVIAACFTANGAEELQIDCSTKMKTVRLNVTNHDNIQNAVEFVRAEVGEQGLWGLVNNAGRANPIAPTEWLTIEDFNKVLDVNLIGLINVTLHLLPLVKKARGRIVNVASVMGRISFAGGGYCISKYGVEAFSDSLRRDMQHFGMKVSIIEPGFFKTETTNLKIIERGLLQLWEQLSLETKQHYGPKYFDNYIEVQRFSMTSLCSSDLKKVTNCMEHALTAKYPRMRYTAGWDAKLFWIPLSYAPSFLVDYMLYLLLPRPAYSLRKRKAKNKVDV